Genomic DNA from Leptotrichia wadei:
TATTTCTTCTCCTTTTGTTTCAATCCATAATAGTAATTATACTAAAAAGGTTCAATAAAATCCAGCACATCTTTTATTTTTTGATATTTTATTTTCAATATCAATTGATACAAATTTTATCAACTGGAAAATGAAAAAAATTTTAAATATCTTCTTCAATTTTTTTATATATTTCACCCAAAACTTCCCCAATATCCCCATCTAAACAAATACTTCTATCTTCAAGTTTAATCGGACAAAATGCTTCCCTGTAATTTATACAAGCATAAACAGCTTTTTTGTTTTCCATCGTCATATACCAAAATGAATATTTCACGATTACAGGTGTATTTCTGCCAACTCCTAATTCTAGAAATAAAATGTGCATATTTTTATGATTTTCAAGGTAATTTGAATATTCTTAAGACGCTTTATGCCATCCTTCATCTTCCACGAACGAACTGTCAGCCCGAAGATTAGTTGTCATATCTGAGCCGTCATCAGGACATTTAGGAATTAATTCTGCCGGTATTCTCATAAGAATTTCTCCATTCATAGGAATACTGAATACTTCATTTTCATCTTTTACAAATCCTTGTGCTTCCATCGCTTTCATTACC
This window encodes:
- a CDS encoding SIR2 family NAD-dependent protein deacylase, translated to MHILFLELGVGRNTPVIVKYSFWYMTMENKKAVYACINYREAFCPIKLEDRSICLDGDIGEVLGEIYKKIEEDI